CTTCTATAAAACCTATAAACTGGTCAACCGTGCTATAACCACCGCCAAAACTAAAACTTCCGGTCTTGGTTTCTTTTACATCTACCACCAGATTCTTCTTATCCAGATTTTGAGTCTCTTCAGTATCATAACTGACCTCGTCAAAAAATCCTAAATTGGTAAGCCTCTCTTTACTACGCCTAAGCTTTTCTCCATCGAATCTTTCCCCGGGATGAATTCTCATCTCTCTGCGGATAACCAAATCCTTGGTTTTAATATTGCCACGTATTTTAATTTTATCGACATAAACAATTTGGTTTTCGACAATTGTATAAGTTATATCCACTCGTCCGGTGTCTGTATTGACAATTGTGGATTCCTGAACCTGCGCAGAGATATATCCTCGGTCAAAATATATCCCCTGAATACTGGTAATATCTTTTTTCATTGCTTCCTGACTAAAAACTTTTCCAGAAACACAATCGGTTAAATGGCTTAAGATTTCTTTTTCGGTAATATCCTTATTGCCTTTTATTATAACCGACCCTACAAGATATTTTTTACCTTCATCAATCTTAATCATAATAAAAAGTAAATACGGTTTTTTAACATCGGGCTTTACTTCATAACTTACTGCCACATCAGTAAAGCCTTCGCGCTGATAAAAAGACTTAATGCGTGCAATGTCTTCTGTAAGTACCTCATCTTTTAAAACTCCGGCATTAAAAAACCATGCGCGTTTAGTTTTTAGCAGTTTTAGGATACGAGCGCTTGAAAAATTTTTATTCCCATCAATTATAATATCCTTGATGCGTACCTTCTTACCCTCAACTACAGTAAATAGTATCTTGGCTTTATTCTTCTGGGCATCCACATCAACTTTATAAGTTATATCTGCCTGGCTATAACCCATTTTTTCATACATCTTTTTTAATATACGCACATCCTCAGCTAAAGAAGGATAATCCAAATATTGTGTTTCCTTGCTCTTTAACTGCTGCTTTAATTTATCATCCTTCATGGTAATAAGATTAATTCCCGAAAAACTGATATTTTCAATAATCGGCCTTTCCACAACATTGATGATAACCTTTAGGCCATCCTTATAATCCTGCGTATCGATTTTAATATCGCTAAAAAAACCCAGCAGATAAAGCCTCTTTAAATCATCACTGACGATATTCTCCTGATAAGCACTCCCAATGCGCGTCTTCATTTTAGAAATAATAACATTGGTGCTGATAGCTTTATTACCAACAACTTCTATAGCGGTAACATTTTTTGTGGTTATAGCAGCAGAATCGGTAGCAACGACAGGCGCGGTTGTCTTTGTTTCCGTTTGATTCTGTGGATTTTCTTCGGCAAAAATTATTGAAAACGCAGCTAGAGTAAGGAAAACGATCAGGAGTACGGAAGTTAGTTTACGCATTTAATTATTATATAGAAATAGGCCTTTTAAATCAAATAGTTATTGTCTAACTTGTGGAATAATGGGACCGTTTCTATTTTCACCGGTTTTTTAAAATTGAAAAATAGAAACGGTCCCATTATTCTATTATTCAATTTTGGACAAATTGTCAAACCTGGTAAACTCTTTAATAAAGGCTAGCTTTAAAGACCCCACCGGGCCGTTACGCTGTTTAGCAATAATTGCCTCTGCTATACCTTGATTTTCAGGAGAAGGAGTATAATATTCCTCTCTTAAAATTAATACCACTACATCGGCATCCTGCTCGATGGCCCCAGACTCCCTTAAATCCGAAAGTTGCGGACGATGGTCGTTGCGAGATTCAACGGCGCGCGATAGCTGGCTGATAGCAATAACCGGAACACTTAATTCCCTGGCTAAAGCTTTCAAAGATCGTGAAATTTC
The Candidatus Omnitrophota bacterium DNA segment above includes these coding regions:
- the bamA gene encoding outer membrane protein assembly factor BamA, with translation MRKLTSVLLIVFLTLAAFSIIFAEENPQNQTETKTTAPVVATDSAAITTKNVTAIEVVGNKAISTNVIISKMKTRIGSAYQENIVSDDLKRLYLLGFFSDIKIDTQDYKDGLKVIINVVERPIIENISFSGINLITMKDDKLKQQLKSKETQYLDYPSLAEDVRILKKMYEKMGYSQADITYKVDVDAQKNKAKILFTVVEGKKVRIKDIIIDGNKNFSSARILKLLKTKRAWFFNAGVLKDEVLTEDIARIKSFYQREGFTDVAVSYEVKPDVKKPYLLFIMIKIDEGKKYLVGSVIIKGNKDITEKEILSHLTDCVSGKVFSQEAMKKDITSIQGIYFDRGYISAQVQESTIVNTDTGRVDITYTIVENQIVYVDKIKIRGNIKTKDLVIRREMRIHPGERFDGEKLRRSKERLTNLGFFDEVSYDTEETQNLDKKNLVVDVKETKTGSFSFGGGYSTVDQFIGFIEVEQKNFDWRNWPYFTGAGQNLKARASIGNLSNGFELSFTEPWMFDYPVSFGFDLYRRTHDRDTDTGYGYDETVTGGDLRLGKEISEYLRGDLMYRMDQINIKNPSSDASNDLLAEVGKNNISVISPSLTYDSRDNVFDTRKGNFLTASFDFAGGALSGDKNYTKFFTRASHYFPMPRGAVLEIRGRLGLADPYGSTEKIPIYERFFAGGAYTIRGYEERKVGPVDPLSKDPLGGASMAVGNIEYTYPLFSFLKVAAFYDVGNVWEKAGDIFSNKNANGVANSGGLKSGIGLGLRIKTPIGPIMLDYGIPMDKESGESSKKSGGRFHFSASHGF